Proteins encoded within one genomic window of Amorphoplanes friuliensis DSM 7358:
- a CDS encoding spermidine synthase — MATHGNRRATIFTRVASGTASLEPDHSRERGWTLLVDGVPQSYVDLGDPTFLAFEYVRRLATVVRLSAPAGVPVKVLHLGGGGLTLARWVEATRPGSEQTVVERDGLLLALVSRSLPWPASVEVVVGDAREFTDSGPQHGYDVIVVDVFEGAAMPASVAGVGFAKSTAHLLRPGGVLAMNLTDVPPLSYSRIQAATLRAAFGDVALIAPPGMLRGRKAGNVVLAATHRPGVLNVERITRSVARDTEPAHVWYGAELNAFLAGARARLDGLG; from the coding sequence ATGGCAACGCACGGCAACCGACGCGCAACGATCTTCACGCGCGTCGCCTCCGGGACGGCCTCGCTCGAACCGGACCACAGCCGGGAGCGGGGCTGGACGCTGCTGGTCGACGGCGTGCCGCAGTCGTACGTCGACCTGGGTGATCCCACCTTCCTCGCGTTCGAGTACGTGCGCCGGCTGGCGACCGTGGTGCGGTTGTCGGCGCCTGCGGGCGTACCGGTGAAGGTTTTGCATCTGGGAGGTGGCGGGCTGACGCTGGCGCGGTGGGTGGAGGCGACGCGGCCCGGGTCCGAGCAGACCGTGGTGGAGCGCGACGGCCTGCTGCTCGCCCTGGTCTCGCGGTCACTGCCCTGGCCGGCCTCCGTCGAGGTCGTGGTCGGTGATGCCCGCGAGTTCACCGATTCCGGACCGCAGCACGGGTACGACGTGATCGTGGTCGACGTGTTCGAGGGCGCGGCCATGCCGGCGAGCGTGGCCGGAGTGGGCTTCGCGAAGTCGACCGCGCACCTGCTCAGACCCGGTGGCGTGCTCGCGATGAACCTGACCGACGTGCCGCCGCTGTCCTACTCGCGGATCCAGGCGGCGACCCTGCGTGCCGCCTTCGGTGACGTCGCGCTGATCGCCCCGCCGGGCATGCTGCGCGGGCGCAAGGCCGGCAACGTGGTGCTCGCCGCCACCCACCGGCCCGGCGTCCTGAACGTCGAAAGGATCACCCGCTCGGTCGCCCGTGACACAGAACCGGCACACGTCTGGTACGGCGCTGAATTGAACGCTTTCCTGGCCGGTGCCAGGGCGCGCCTCGACGGGCTGGGCTGA
- a CDS encoding putative bifunctional diguanylate cyclase/phosphodiesterase — MLTVAMGVASAAVAFLLAGQGFFAFALNPGWLAGLAVLFFVTEGLTVHVRVRRGAHGINVSEIPMVGGLLAFDPVTVIVVRALAGGAGILVLRRQRGQKLAFNVALLAVQASVGGLVFHTIAPRALGTTVHGLDPRDWLATYAAMISADVVAAVLLTAVIAVHDDPGEWRRLPAALRSTWVVVVTTTVAMISFLAVVEARWALALVGIVIVVLFLAYRAYVALGDGNAEVEQLYAFTRALDGARGIDELVEVVLDQARDVLRAGTAELVVAHGTELRHTRLDGLSGRVTATLGRDDDWLRPALLGSPVLRPEEAGGEAMAVPVAFGGTRGVLVVTDSLADAGGFSEAKLRLFEALANHAGAALGRADLVDRLRREATEKEHLALHDTLSGLPNRRYFHELLDAELATAREQGTGVAVLVLDLDRFKEINDALGHETGDALLREVGERLRGHLDGRGRVARLGGDEFAVLLATDGTAEAALAVAAQVAEVVERPILLGPLTLAARASVGVASAPLHGDDSQTLTRHADVAMYAAKDSNGLRLYDSELDTNSPERLALIADLRRAVERRELEVAYQPKVDPRTGQVVGAEALARWRHPERGPIPPDVFIPLAEHSGLVWPLTLHVLELALRRRADWARAGHDLHVAVNLSPNSLLDAALPELVARLLAETGNPAHALTLEITESTILADPAGSRATLDRLHALGVQLSIDDFGTGYSSLGRLRELPIHEVKIDKSFVQRMAVDHRDRAVVRSAVQLGHALDMRVVAEGVEDADTYAYLADEGCDVVQGYLLSRPLPPEEFSSWMNARSRNVTHTYG; from the coding sequence ATGCTCACCGTGGCCATGGGTGTGGCCTCGGCCGCCGTGGCGTTCCTGCTGGCCGGACAGGGTTTCTTCGCGTTCGCGCTGAACCCGGGGTGGCTCGCCGGTCTCGCGGTGCTGTTCTTCGTCACCGAGGGCCTCACCGTGCACGTCCGGGTGCGCCGCGGCGCGCACGGCATCAACGTCTCCGAGATCCCGATGGTCGGCGGGCTGCTCGCGTTCGACCCCGTCACGGTCATCGTGGTCCGGGCGCTGGCCGGCGGTGCCGGCATCCTGGTCCTGCGCCGCCAGCGCGGCCAGAAGCTGGCCTTCAACGTCGCCCTGCTCGCGGTCCAGGCCAGTGTCGGTGGGCTCGTCTTCCACACCATCGCACCGCGGGCGCTGGGCACCACGGTCCACGGCCTCGACCCGCGGGACTGGCTGGCCACGTACGCGGCCATGATCAGCGCCGACGTGGTGGCCGCCGTGCTGCTGACCGCCGTCATCGCCGTGCACGACGATCCGGGGGAGTGGCGGAGGCTCCCGGCCGCGCTGCGCAGCACCTGGGTCGTCGTCGTGACCACCACGGTCGCCATGATCAGCTTCCTGGCGGTCGTCGAGGCGCGGTGGGCCCTCGCGCTGGTGGGCATCGTGATCGTCGTGCTGTTCCTGGCCTACCGGGCGTACGTCGCCCTCGGTGACGGCAACGCCGAGGTCGAGCAGCTCTACGCCTTCACCCGGGCGCTGGACGGCGCCCGGGGCATCGACGAGCTGGTCGAGGTCGTGCTGGACCAGGCCCGCGACGTCCTGCGGGCCGGGACGGCGGAGCTGGTCGTGGCCCATGGCACCGAGCTGCGGCACACCCGCCTGGACGGCCTGTCCGGCCGCGTGACGGCGACCCTGGGACGCGACGACGACTGGCTGCGCCCGGCCCTGCTCGGCAGCCCGGTGCTGCGCCCGGAGGAGGCCGGCGGTGAGGCCATGGCCGTGCCGGTGGCGTTCGGCGGCACCCGCGGTGTCCTCGTCGTGACGGACAGCCTCGCCGACGCCGGCGGGTTCTCCGAGGCCAAGCTGCGGCTCTTCGAAGCCCTGGCCAACCACGCGGGTGCCGCCCTCGGCCGGGCCGACCTGGTCGACCGGCTGCGCCGCGAGGCCACCGAGAAGGAACACCTCGCCCTGCACGACACCCTCTCCGGGCTGCCCAACCGCAGGTACTTCCACGAGCTGCTCGACGCCGAGCTGGCCACCGCCCGCGAGCAGGGCACCGGCGTCGCCGTCCTGGTCCTCGACCTGGACCGGTTCAAGGAGATCAACGACGCGCTCGGCCACGAGACCGGCGACGCCCTGCTGCGTGAGGTCGGCGAACGGCTGCGCGGCCACCTGGACGGCCGCGGCCGGGTCGCCCGGCTCGGCGGTGACGAGTTCGCGGTGCTGCTGGCGACCGACGGCACCGCGGAGGCGGCCCTGGCCGTCGCGGCGCAGGTGGCCGAGGTCGTCGAGCGGCCCATCCTGCTCGGCCCGCTCACGCTGGCCGCCCGCGCGAGTGTCGGTGTCGCGTCCGCCCCGCTGCACGGCGACGACTCCCAGACCCTGACCCGCCACGCCGACGTCGCGATGTACGCCGCCAAGGACAGCAACGGCCTGCGCCTCTACGACAGCGAGCTCGACACCAACAGCCCGGAACGGCTGGCCCTGATCGCCGACCTGCGCCGGGCCGTGGAGCGCCGGGAGCTGGAGGTCGCCTACCAGCCCAAGGTCGACCCGCGGACCGGGCAGGTCGTCGGCGCGGAGGCCCTCGCCCGCTGGCGCCACCCCGAGCGCGGCCCGATCCCGCCCGATGTCTTCATCCCGCTCGCCGAGCACAGCGGCCTGGTCTGGCCGCTGACCCTGCACGTGCTGGAGCTGGCGTTGCGCCGCCGGGCCGACTGGGCCCGCGCCGGCCACGACCTGCACGTCGCGGTCAACCTCTCGCCGAACAGCCTGCTCGACGCGGCGCTGCCGGAGCTCGTGGCCCGGCTGCTGGCCGAGACCGGCAACCCCGCGCACGCGCTGACCCTGGAGATCACCGAGAGCACGATTCTCGCCGACCCGGCCGGCAGCCGCGCCACCCTCGACCGGCTGCACGCGCTGGGTGTGCAGCTGTCGATCGACGACTTCGGCACCGGGTACTCCTCGCTGGGCCGGCTCCGGGAATTGCCGATCCACGAGGTGAAGATCGACAAGTCGTTCGTGCAGCGGATGGCCGTCGACCACCGGGACCGGGCCGTGGTGCGCTCGGCGGTGCAGCTCGGGCACGCGCTCGACATGCGGGTGGTCGCCGAGGGCGTCGAGGACGCCGACACCTACGCGTACCTCGCCGACGAGGGCTGCGACGTGGTCCAGGGCTACCTGTTGTCCCGGCCGCTTCCCCCGGAAGAGTTCAGTTCGTGGATGAATGCGCGGTCACGCAATGTCACTCATACTTACGGCTAG
- a CDS encoding S8 family serine peptidase, producing the protein MRTPPLAAAALSAVLGATLGASVLVAASPASADPGPPPAPAPPGSGWLNQAGTTLLNTVIKGAGGDKADKDDPDDGDSRTGAALTGAGIGVALIDSGVSPVPGLNGRGKVINGPDLSFESQAPNLRYLDTFGHGTHMAGIIAGQDPATVVAGSRFKGVAPGAHIVNVKVASADGASDVSQVIAGIDWVVAHRNDKGLNIKVLNLSYGTESAQAATLDPLAYAVEKAWEAGIVVVVAAGNDGFGANAVTMPAADPDVIAVGAADPRGTDTRTDDTVASFTNRGNASRHPDVLAAGSSVVSLRSPGSYIDRTYPTARLSTTLDPGQRFLRGSGTSQAAAVVSGSAALLLEQRPGLKPDAVKQLLMSTADPIAGGDAYAAGSGQINIARAARTKTANGFKQLNLAATGLGTLEASRGGAYVYDSVTGTPLTGEKDIFGRAWNALSWAVASGRQKSWNGGTWNGSTWTGTAWGAAVAGEQTWAPSTWTGRSWAGSQWAGRSWSGATWSGRSWSAQTWTGRSWSGRSWSAAGWTGEPWQ; encoded by the coding sequence ATGCGGACACCTCCCCTGGCAGCAGCGGCGCTGAGCGCCGTGCTGGGCGCCACCCTGGGCGCCTCCGTGCTCGTGGCGGCCTCACCGGCCTCGGCCGACCCCGGTCCGCCGCCGGCGCCGGCGCCGCCGGGCAGCGGCTGGCTGAACCAGGCCGGCACGACGCTGCTGAACACGGTCATCAAGGGCGCGGGCGGTGACAAGGCCGACAAGGACGACCCCGACGACGGCGACAGCAGGACCGGGGCGGCCCTCACCGGCGCGGGGATCGGCGTCGCGCTGATCGACTCCGGTGTCTCGCCGGTGCCGGGTCTCAACGGTCGCGGCAAGGTGATCAACGGCCCCGATCTGTCCTTCGAGTCCCAGGCGCCCAACCTGCGCTATCTGGACACTTTCGGTCACGGCACCCACATGGCCGGCATCATCGCCGGTCAGGACCCGGCCACGGTGGTGGCGGGGTCGCGTTTCAAGGGTGTGGCGCCCGGCGCGCACATCGTCAACGTCAAGGTCGCCTCGGCCGACGGCGCCAGCGACGTCTCGCAGGTGATCGCCGGCATCGACTGGGTGGTCGCCCACCGCAACGACAAGGGACTCAACATCAAGGTCCTCAACCTCTCGTACGGCACGGAGTCGGCCCAGGCGGCGACCCTCGACCCGCTCGCGTACGCGGTCGAGAAGGCCTGGGAGGCGGGAATCGTGGTGGTCGTGGCGGCGGGCAACGACGGCTTCGGCGCGAACGCGGTGACGATGCCGGCCGCCGACCCGGACGTGATCGCGGTCGGCGCGGCGGATCCCCGGGGCACCGACACGCGGACCGACGACACGGTCGCCTCCTTCACCAACCGCGGCAACGCGTCACGGCACCCGGACGTGCTCGCCGCCGGCAGTTCGGTGGTCTCGCTGCGCAGCCCGGGCTCGTACATCGACCGCACGTACCCGACCGCGCGGTTGAGCACGACCCTCGACCCGGGCCAGCGCTTCCTGCGCGGCAGCGGGACGTCGCAGGCCGCCGCGGTGGTCTCCGGTTCCGCGGCTCTGCTGCTCGAGCAGCGGCCGGGCCTCAAGCCCGACGCCGTCAAGCAACTGCTGATGAGCACGGCCGACCCGATCGCAGGCGGCGACGCCTACGCGGCCGGTTCCGGGCAGATCAACATCGCCCGGGCTGCCCGGACAAAAACCGCCAACGGCTTCAAGCAGCTCAACCTGGCCGCGACCGGCCTCGGCACGCTGGAGGCGTCCCGCGGCGGCGCGTACGTCTACGACTCCGTCACGGGTACGCCCCTGACCGGGGAGAAGGACATCTTCGGCCGGGCCTGGAACGCCCTGAGCTGGGCAGTCGCGTCCGGCCGGCAGAAGAGCTGGAACGGTGGCACCTGGAACGGGTCCACCTGGACCGGGACGGCCTGGGGAGCGGCGGTGGCCGGCGAGCAGACGTGGGCGCCGTCGACGTGGACCGGCCGCTCGTGGGCGGGCTCGCAGTGGGCCGGCCGCAGCTGGTCGGGTGCCACCTGGAGCGGGCGCAGCTGGTCCGCGCAGACCTGGACGGGACGGTCCTGGAGCGGGCGGAGCTGGTCCGCGGCCGGCTGGACCGGGGAGCCGTGGCAGTAA
- a CDS encoding PPOX class F420-dependent oxidoreductase has translation MARTVATNTPVGREELLEFLRPRHQAILMTTRKDGRPQASPNTCGVDTEGRIVISTYPERAKVANIRRDPRVSVCVLSDTFGGAWVQVDGVAEVIDPPDSVEPLVEYFRVISGEHPDWDEYRQAMRDQGKSLIRVTIERWGPVATGGFPARLA, from the coding sequence ATGGCCCGCACCGTCGCGACGAACACCCCGGTCGGCCGGGAGGAGCTGCTCGAGTTCCTCCGGCCCCGGCACCAGGCGATCCTGATGACCACCCGCAAGGACGGCCGCCCGCAGGCGTCACCCAACACCTGCGGCGTCGACACCGAGGGCCGCATCGTGATCTCCACCTACCCGGAGCGGGCCAAGGTGGCGAACATCCGCCGCGACCCGCGGGTCAGCGTCTGCGTGCTCTCGGACACCTTCGGCGGCGCCTGGGTGCAGGTCGACGGTGTCGCCGAGGTCATCGACCCGCCGGACTCGGTCGAGCCGCTGGTCGAGTACTTCCGGGTGATCTCGGGCGAGCACCCGGACTGGGACGAGTACCGCCAGGCGATGCGTGACCAGGGCAAGTCCCTGATCCGCGTGACGATCGAGCGCTGGGGGCCCGTCGCCACCGGCGGCTTCCCCGCGCGCCTGGCCTGA
- a CDS encoding alpha-1,4-glucan--maltose-1-phosphate maltosyltransferase, with translation MTGRFPIEDVTPSVSCGRYPAKAVVGELVPISAVSYREGHHSLGVNVVWQGPHGEAEPFTRLVPGEPGLDQWHGVIKPDRVGRWTFTVEAFDDPYLTWRNAVTKKIGAGQGLEDLANDLAEGADVLDLASKIVPQAEEERVRAAAAALRDEDRSLFSRVSPALDLEELLWQHPVRQLVTTTRSYVIWVDRQRALYSSWYEFFPRSEGAEIGPDATPIKHGTFKTASERIPAVAAMGFDVLYLPPIHPIGKINRKGRNNTLVARPGIDVGSPWAIGSDEGGHDAINPLLGTLEDFRDFIGVAHANGLEIAMDLALQAAPDHPWVKTHPEWFTTRADGTIAYAENPPKKYQDIYPINFDNDPKGLREEVLRIVLHWVENGVKIFRVDNPHTKTLNFWQWLISKIKAVDPDVLFLAEAFTRPAMMGGLGKIGFTQSYTYFTWRTTAWEMREYMGQLKASLDYMRPNFWPNTPDILHESLQHGGPPMFKIRTVLASMLSPSWGMYAGLELFEHVNRPGAEEYIDNEKFELKPRDWAGAERTGRTLAPYITKLNAIRRENPALQWLRNLEFHEIDNPSLLCWSKRDPETGNTVLVICSFDSANVQWGNTTLDMPTLGLDWHERFTVTDQISGATYEWGQHNAVRIDPYVEPAHVFVVHPRR, from the coding sequence ATGACCGGTCGCTTTCCCATCGAAGATGTGACGCCATCGGTGTCCTGTGGCCGCTACCCCGCGAAGGCGGTGGTCGGCGAGCTCGTCCCCATTTCCGCGGTGTCCTATCGGGAAGGCCACCACTCGCTCGGTGTGAACGTGGTATGGCAGGGCCCGCACGGCGAGGCCGAGCCGTTCACCCGGCTCGTCCCCGGCGAGCCCGGCCTCGACCAGTGGCACGGGGTGATCAAGCCGGACCGGGTCGGCCGCTGGACGTTCACCGTCGAGGCCTTCGACGACCCGTACCTGACCTGGCGCAACGCGGTCACCAAGAAGATCGGCGCCGGGCAGGGCCTGGAGGACCTGGCCAACGACCTGGCCGAGGGCGCCGACGTGCTCGACCTCGCGTCCAAGATCGTGCCGCAGGCCGAGGAGGAGCGGGTCCGCGCCGCCGCCGCCGCGCTGCGCGACGAGGACCGCTCGCTGTTCTCCCGCGTCTCGCCCGCGCTGGACCTCGAGGAGCTGCTCTGGCAGCACCCGGTCCGCCAGCTGGTGACCACCACCCGCTCGTACGTGATCTGGGTCGACCGGCAGCGGGCGCTCTACTCCTCCTGGTACGAGTTCTTCCCGCGCTCCGAGGGTGCGGAGATCGGCCCGGACGCGACGCCGATCAAGCACGGCACGTTCAAGACCGCCTCCGAGCGCATCCCGGCCGTGGCGGCGATGGGCTTCGACGTGCTCTACCTGCCGCCGATCCACCCGATCGGCAAGATCAACCGCAAGGGCCGCAACAACACGCTGGTGGCCCGGCCGGGCATCGACGTCGGCTCACCGTGGGCGATCGGCTCCGACGAGGGCGGCCACGACGCGATCAACCCGCTGCTGGGCACGCTGGAGGACTTCCGCGACTTCATCGGCGTCGCCCACGCCAACGGCCTCGAGATCGCGATGGACTTGGCCCTGCAGGCCGCGCCCGACCACCCGTGGGTCAAGACGCACCCCGAGTGGTTCACCACGCGCGCCGACGGCACCATCGCGTACGCCGAGAACCCGCCCAAGAAATACCAGGACATCTACCCGATCAACTTCGACAACGACCCCAAGGGTCTGCGCGAGGAGGTCCTGCGGATCGTCCTGCACTGGGTGGAGAACGGCGTCAAGATCTTCCGCGTCGACAACCCGCACACCAAGACGCTCAACTTCTGGCAGTGGCTGATCTCCAAGATCAAGGCCGTCGACCCGGACGTGCTGTTCCTGGCCGAGGCGTTCACGCGGCCGGCCATGATGGGCGGGCTCGGCAAGATCGGCTTCACCCAGTCCTACACGTACTTCACCTGGCGCACCACGGCCTGGGAGATGCGTGAGTACATGGGCCAGCTCAAGGCGTCCCTCGACTACATGCGGCCGAACTTCTGGCCCAACACCCCGGACATCCTGCACGAGTCGCTGCAGCACGGCGGCCCGCCCATGTTCAAGATCCGGACGGTGCTGGCAAGCATGCTCTCGCCGTCGTGGGGCATGTATGCAGGGCTGGAGCTCTTCGAGCACGTGAACCGGCCGGGTGCCGAGGAGTACATCGACAACGAGAAGTTCGAGCTCAAGCCGCGGGACTGGGCCGGTGCCGAGCGGACCGGACGCACGCTGGCGCCGTACATCACCAAATTGAACGCGATCAGGCGCGAGAATCCGGCGCTGCAGTGGCTCCGGAACCTGGAATTCCACGAGATCGACAACCCGTCGCTGCTGTGCTGGTCGAAACGTGATCCGGAGACAGGCAACACCGTTCTGGTGATCTGCTCGTTCGACTCGGCAAACGTGCAATGGGGTAACACGACACTCGACATGCCGACGCTGGGCCTGGACTGGCACGAACGGTTCACCGTCACCGACCAGATCAGCGGGGCGACGTACGAGTGGGGTCAGCACAACGCGGTCCGGATCGACCCGTACGTCGAGCCGGCACACGTTTTTGTGGTGCATCCCCGCCGCTAG
- a CDS encoding sigma-70 family RNA polymerase sigma factor, protein MRDAHGFDEFYRDTSLRMVRYGLALTGDLAEAQDIVQEAYTRAWRHWRTVAAHPAPEGWMRLAISRLATDRWRRLSGWRAALTRTGPPEPAPPPSEDTVMLTAALRQLPANLRQAVALHYLFDMSVAQIAAETGAATGTVTSWLHRGRTELAAILNAGRPLEVHDAE, encoded by the coding sequence ATGCGCGATGCGCATGGATTCGACGAGTTCTACCGGGACACGTCACTACGGATGGTGCGGTACGGCCTGGCATTGACCGGCGATCTCGCCGAGGCGCAGGACATCGTGCAGGAGGCCTACACGCGGGCCTGGCGGCACTGGCGGACGGTGGCGGCACACCCGGCCCCGGAGGGCTGGATGCGGCTGGCGATCTCCCGCCTGGCGACCGACCGGTGGCGCCGGCTCAGCGGCTGGCGGGCCGCCCTGACCAGGACCGGTCCACCGGAGCCGGCCCCGCCACCCAGCGAGGACACCGTGATGCTCACCGCGGCGCTGCGGCAGTTGCCCGCCAATCTGCGGCAGGCCGTCGCTCTGCACTACCTCTTCGACATGTCCGTGGCACAGATCGCGGCGGAGACCGGTGCTGCCACGGGCACGGTCACGTCCTGGCTGCACCGGGGCCGTACCGAGCTCGCCGCCATCCTCAACGCGGGACGTCCCCTGGAGGTGCACGATGCCGAATGA
- the ppgK gene encoding polyphosphate--glucose phosphotransferase codes for MAILGIDIGGSGVKGAPVDTVGGQLLAERFRVPTPQPSDVGSVVEAVAQVAAQFEGYDRVGVTFPGVVVEGVTRTAANVDKSWIDAPAAQLFTERLGVPVSVLNDADAAGVAEVAFGAGKDQPGLTMMLTFGTGIGSALFLDGVLIPNTEFGHLELDGKDAELRASDRAREQDDLSWEKWAGRVQEYLRHVEMLLSPRLFIVGGGVSKKSDRWLPLIEIRTPIVPATLLNNAGIIGAAVTAEQAHGHPGAIAVDAGNQS; via the coding sequence ATGGCCATCCTGGGCATCGACATCGGCGGTTCCGGCGTGAAAGGGGCACCGGTCGACACGGTGGGCGGTCAGTTGCTGGCCGAGCGGTTCCGGGTGCCGACCCCGCAGCCGTCCGACGTCGGCAGCGTCGTGGAGGCGGTCGCGCAGGTGGCCGCGCAGTTCGAGGGGTACGACCGGGTCGGCGTGACCTTCCCCGGCGTGGTCGTCGAGGGTGTCACGCGGACGGCCGCGAACGTCGACAAGTCGTGGATCGACGCACCGGCGGCGCAGCTGTTCACCGAGCGGCTCGGCGTCCCCGTGTCCGTGCTCAACGACGCCGACGCCGCGGGTGTGGCCGAGGTCGCCTTCGGCGCGGGCAAGGACCAGCCCGGCCTGACGATGATGCTGACCTTCGGTACGGGCATCGGCAGCGCCCTGTTCCTCGACGGCGTCCTGATCCCGAACACCGAGTTCGGCCACCTGGAGCTGGACGGCAAGGACGCCGAGCTGCGCGCCTCCGACCGGGCCCGCGAGCAGGACGACCTGAGCTGGGAGAAGTGGGCGGGCCGGGTGCAGGAGTACCTGCGGCACGTCGAGATGCTGCTCTCGCCGCGGCTGTTCATCGTCGGCGGCGGGGTCAGCAAGAAGTCCGACCGCTGGCTGCCGCTGATCGAGATCCGGACCCCGATCGTGCCGGCCACCCTGCTCAACAACGCCGGCATCATCGGCGCCGCCGTCACGGCCGAGCAGGCCCACGGCCACCCCGGCGCCATCGCGGTCGACGCCGGCAACCAGAGCTGA